A part of Arachis hypogaea cultivar Tifrunner chromosome 12, arahy.Tifrunner.gnm2.J5K5, whole genome shotgun sequence genomic DNA contains:
- the LOC112729411 gene encoding cytochrome P450 83B1-like, with amino-acid sequence MLPPLVLSLYLIIPLFVFLFIRTLKKKSLKSLPGPKGLPIIGNLHQLDNSILHKQLSQLSKKYGPIFSLKLGLRRAIVVSSSKLAKETLKNHDIVFSGRPKLLGQQKMSYNGLDIAFSQYGDHWREVRKIGVTHVLSARSVSSFSSIRNFEIQKMIEKISSHASSSSSKVVNLSEMLVSLNSTIICRSAFGRRYDDNEGVERSRFHGLFNELQAVVAANFVSDYIPFLGWIDRVNGMHKRLERIFKEMDSFYQEVIDEHMDPNRKTLKDKGEEDMIDVLLQLKKERSFSIDITYDHIKALVMDMLVAATDTTSATTVWAMFALMKNPRVLKKVQEEIRKQEIKKDYLEEDDIQKFTYFNAVIKEVLRLHLPAPLLVPRETTQHCIIDGYEIPAKTIVYINAWAIHRDPEIWKDPEEFYPERFLENHIDFRGQDFELIPFGSGRRICPGLHMAVTTLDLILANLLYSFNWELPLGVTKEDIDTEVLPGLVPHKKNPLCLVANSHI; translated from the exons ATGTTGCCACCACTTGTTCTAAGTCTATATCTTATTATTCCTTTGTTTGTGTTTCTTTTCATCCGAACCCTAAAAAAAAAATCCCTTAAATCACTACCTGGTCCTAAAGGCCTTCCCATAATAGGGAACCTTCATCAATTAGATAATTCAATCCTTCACAAGCAACTATCTCAACTCTCTAAGAAATATGGCCCTATATTCTCCCTTAAACTAGGGTTAAGGCGTGCCATTGTTGTTTCCTCATCAAAACTAGCCAAAGAGACACTAAAAAACCATGACATTGTTTTCTCCGGAAGGCCTAAGTTACTAGGGCAACAAAAAATGTCCTACAATGGCTTAGATATTGCGTTTTCCCAATATGGTGATCATTGGAGAGAAGTTAGAAAGATTGGTGTTACTCATGTTCTTAGTGCTAGAAGTGTATCAAGCTTTTCCTCAATAAGAAATTTTGAGATacaaaaaatgatagaaaaaataTCTAGTCAtgcttcatcatcatcttcaaaaGTTGTAAACTTGAGTGAGATGTTGGTGTCTCTTAATAGCACTATTATATGTAGGAGTGCTTTTGGGAGAAGGTATGATGATAATGAAGGAGTTGAGAGGAGTAGGTTCCATGGTTTGTTCAATGAGTTACAAGCTGTTGTGGCTGCTAACTTTGTTTCGGATTATATTCCTTTCTTGGGTTGGATTGATAGAGTCAATGGAATGCATAAACGTCTTGAAAGAATTTTTAAGGAGATGGATAGTTTCTATCAAGAAGTCATTGATGAACACATGGATCCCAATAGAAAGACTTTGAAGGATAAGGGAGAAGAAGACATGATTGATGTCTTGCTTCAATTGAAGAAGGAGCGTTCATTTTCCATTGACATCACCTATGATCACATCAAAGCATTGGTCATG GATATGCTTGTAGCGGCAACAGACACTACTTCAGCCACAACTGTTTGGGCTATGTTTGCCCTAATGAAAAACCCAAGAGTTCTAAAGAAAGTTCAAGAAGAAATTAGAAAGCAAGAAATCAAGAAAGATTATTTAGAAGAAGATGATATTCAAAAGTTTACCTATTTTAATGCTGTTATAAAAGAGGTACTTAGGTTGCATCTTCCAGCACCACTCCTTGTGCCAAGAGAAACAACTCAACATTGCATTATAGATGGCTATGAAATTCCAGCCAAGACAATAGTGTATATAAATGCATGGGCTATACATAGAGATCCCGAAATTTGGAAGGATCCGGAAGAGTTCTATCCTGAAAGGTTCCTCGAAAATCATATTGATTTTCGAGGGCAAGATTTCGAGTTGATTCCGTTTGGTTCCGGTAGAAGAATTTGCCCTGGATTGCATATGGCAGTTACAACACTTGACCTAATCCTTGctaatcttttatattcttttaactGGGAATTGCCTTTGGGAGTGACAAAGGAAGACATTGATACTGAAGTATTGCCTGGACTTGTTCCACATAAGAAGAATCCTCTTTGCCTTGTTGCAAACAGCCACATATAG